Proteins encoded together in one Rhizobium leguminosarum bv. trifolii WSM1325 window:
- a CDS encoding cytochrome o ubiquinol oxidase, subunit I (KEGG: rec:RHECIAT_PA0000029 cytochrome o ubiquinol oxidase protein, subunit I~TIGRFAM: cytochrome o ubiquinol oxidase, subunit I~PFAM: cytochrome c oxidase subunit I) — translation MFSNPDLLKFVFGRLTLDAIPYHEPILVVTFIGVVIGALAVLGIITYFKFWGPLWRDWICSVDHKKIGIMYVILAVIMLLRGFSDAILMRIQQAIAFNGSEGYLPPHHYDQVFTAHGVIMIFFVAMPFVTGLMNFVVPLQIGARDVSFPFLNNFSFWMTTAGAIIIMLSLFIGEFAQTGWLAYPPLSGAAYSPGVGVDYYIWGLQVAGVGTTLSGINLIATIVKMRAPGMTFMKMPVFTWTALCTNVLIVASFPILTATLALLSLDRYAGTNFFTNDLGGNPMMYINLIWIWGHPEVYILVLPAFGIFSEVVATFSGKRLFGYASMVYATCVIMILSYIVWLHHFFTMGSGASVNSFFGITTMIISIPTGAKIFNWLFTMYRGRIRFEVPMLWTVGFMVTFVIGGMTGVMLAVPPADFVLHNSLFLIAHFHNVIIGGVLFGMFAGVNYWFPKAFGFKLDPFWGKMSFWFWQIGFWFAFMPLYVLGLMGVTRRVSQFEDPSLQIWFIIAAFGVGLIALGIAAFLIQIVVSFMKREELRDDSGDPWDGRTLEWSTSSPPPDYNFAFTPVVHDHDSWYDMKNRGYARPLEGFRPIHMPRNTGTGAILSAISVALAFGLIWYMWWLVVVSFVAMLVVAIGHTFNYGRDFHIPAEEVTETEGKRTALLAEQV, via the coding sequence ATGTTTTCCAATCCTGACCTCCTGAAGTTCGTCTTCGGCCGGTTGACCCTCGATGCCATCCCCTATCACGAGCCGATCCTGGTCGTGACCTTCATCGGCGTCGTCATCGGCGCCCTCGCGGTGCTCGGCATCATCACCTATTTCAAGTTCTGGGGTCCGCTCTGGCGCGACTGGATCTGCAGCGTCGATCACAAGAAGATCGGCATCATGTATGTGATCCTCGCCGTCATCATGCTGTTGCGCGGCTTCTCCGACGCGATCTTGATGCGCATCCAGCAGGCGATCGCCTTCAACGGTTCGGAGGGCTATCTGCCGCCGCACCATTACGACCAGGTCTTCACCGCCCACGGCGTCATCATGATCTTCTTCGTGGCGATGCCCTTCGTCACCGGTTTGATGAACTTCGTGGTGCCGCTGCAAATCGGCGCGCGCGACGTCTCCTTCCCCTTCCTCAACAACTTCTCGTTCTGGATGACCACCGCCGGCGCGATCATCATCATGCTGTCGCTGTTCATCGGCGAATTCGCCCAGACCGGCTGGCTCGCCTACCCGCCGCTATCGGGCGCGGCCTACAGTCCGGGCGTCGGCGTCGACTACTATATCTGGGGCCTGCAGGTGGCCGGTGTGGGAACGACGCTTTCGGGAATCAACCTGATCGCCACCATCGTCAAGATGCGTGCTCCGGGCATGACCTTCATGAAGATGCCGGTCTTCACCTGGACGGCGCTTTGCACCAACGTGCTCATCGTCGCCTCCTTCCCGATCCTGACGGCAACGCTGGCCCTCCTGTCACTCGACCGCTATGCCGGGACGAACTTCTTCACCAACGACCTTGGCGGCAATCCGATGATGTACATCAACCTCATCTGGATCTGGGGCCATCCGGAGGTCTATATCCTCGTGCTGCCGGCCTTCGGCATCTTCTCGGAAGTCGTCGCCACCTTCTCCGGCAAGCGCCTCTTCGGCTACGCCTCGATGGTCTACGCGACCTGCGTGATCATGATTCTGTCCTACATCGTCTGGCTGCACCACTTCTTCACCATGGGCTCGGGCGCCAGCGTCAACTCCTTCTTCGGCATCACCACGATGATCATCTCGATCCCGACGGGGGCGAAGATTTTCAACTGGCTCTTCACCATGTATCGCGGCCGCATCCGATTTGAGGTGCCGATGCTGTGGACGGTCGGCTTCATGGTGACCTTCGTCATCGGCGGCATGACCGGCGTCATGCTTGCCGTGCCGCCGGCCGACTTCGTGCTGCACAATTCGCTGTTCCTCATCGCCCACTTCCACAACGTCATCATCGGCGGCGTTCTCTTCGGCATGTTCGCCGGCGTGAACTACTGGTTCCCGAAGGCCTTCGGCTTCAAGCTCGATCCCTTCTGGGGCAAGATGAGCTTCTGGTTCTGGCAGATCGGCTTCTGGTTCGCCTTCATGCCGCTCTACGTGCTCGGCCTGATGGGTGTCACCCGCCGCGTCAGCCAATTCGAGGACCCGTCGCTGCAGATCTGGTTCATAATCGCCGCCTTCGGCGTCGGCCTGATCGCGCTTGGCATCGCCGCCTTTCTCATCCAGATCGTCGTCAGCTTCATGAAACGCGAGGAATTGCGTGACGATAGCGGCGATCCCTGGGACGGCCGCACGCTGGAATGGTCGACATCCTCGCCGCCGCCGGATTACAACTTCGCCTTCACGCCTGTCGTGCACGATCATGACAGCTGGTACGACATGAAGAACCGTGGTTATGCGCGTCCGCTGGAAGGCTTCCGGCCGATCCACATGCCGAGGAATACCGGCACCGGCGCGATTCTGTCGGCCATCAGCGTCGCCCTCGCCTTCGGGCTGATCTGGTATATGTGGTGGCTGGTGGTCGTCTCCTTCGTCGCCATGCTGGTGGTCGCGATCGGTCATACCTTCAACTATGGACGCGATTTCCACATTCCCGCCGAAGAGGTGACCGAAACGGAAGGCAAGCGCACCGCGTTGCTTGCCGAGCAGGTGTGA
- a CDS encoding cytochrome o ubiquinol oxidase, subunit III (TIGRFAM: cytochrome o ubiquinol oxidase, subunit III~PFAM: cytochrome c oxidase subunit III~KEGG: ret:RHE_PE00028 cytochrome o ubiquinol oxidase, subunit III protein) → MTMSDQTIDTAEKPEFYLTEDHHPENSTNLGFWLYLMSDCLIFAVLFATHGVLGRNYAAGPSPADLFDLPIVALNTSMLLFSSITYGFAMLQMERNAKAETLFWLGVTGLFGAAFIGLELYEFIHLIHEGAGPTRSAFLSSFFTLVGTHGLHVTFGIIWLITLMVQVSMHGLIEANRRRLMCLSMFWHFLDVVWIGVFSFVYLLGVLG, encoded by the coding sequence ATGACCATGAGCGATCAGACTATCGACACGGCCGAAAAGCCTGAATTCTACCTGACGGAAGACCATCATCCTGAGAACAGCACCAATCTCGGCTTCTGGCTCTACCTGATGAGCGACTGCCTGATTTTCGCGGTGCTGTTTGCAACGCACGGCGTGCTCGGCCGCAACTATGCCGCCGGCCCGTCGCCCGCCGATCTCTTCGACCTGCCGATCGTTGCCCTCAACACCTCGATGCTGCTGTTTTCCTCGATCACCTACGGCTTCGCGATGCTGCAGATGGAGCGCAACGCCAAGGCGGAAACACTGTTCTGGCTTGGTGTGACCGGCCTGTTCGGCGCGGCTTTCATCGGGCTCGAACTCTACGAGTTCATCCACCTGATCCACGAAGGCGCCGGGCCGACGCGCAGCGCCTTCCTCTCCTCCTTCTTCACTCTGGTCGGCACGCACGGACTGCACGTCACCTTCGGCATCATCTGGCTGATCACGCTGATGGTGCAGGTGTCGATGCACGGGTTGATCGAGGCCAACCGCCGCCGCCTGATGTGCCTTTCGATGTTCTGGCACTTCCTCGACGTCGTCTGGATCGGCGTCTTTTCCTTCGTCTATCTGCTGGGAGTTCTCGGATGA
- a CDS encoding cytochrome o ubiquinol oxidase subunit IV (TIGRFAM: cytochrome o ubiquinol oxidase subunit IV~PFAM: cytochrome C oxidase subunit IV~KEGG: rec:RHECIAT_PA0000027 cytochrome o ubiquinol oxidase protein, subunit IV): MSSQAPAHEDAHEAHHGHSHGHQAGHGTFRSYMTGFVLSIILTAIPFWLVMSGVFESPAVTAVLVMGLGAIQIVVHMVFFLHMNTRSEGGWTIMALIFTLIIVAIALSGSLWVMHHLNTNMMPMSPEMMKNMP, from the coding sequence ATGAGTTCGCAAGCACCTGCCCATGAGGATGCCCACGAGGCTCATCACGGCCACAGCCACGGCCATCAGGCCGGCCATGGCACATTCCGCAGCTACATGACGGGCTTCGTGCTCTCCATCATCCTGACCGCCATTCCCTTCTGGCTTGTCATGTCAGGCGTCTTCGAAAGCCCGGCGGTGACGGCGGTGCTGGTGATGGGCCTCGGCGCGATCCAGATCGTCGTCCATATGGTCTTCTTCCTGCATATGAATACCAGGAGCGAGGGCGGCTGGACGATCATGGCGCTGATTTTCACCCTCATCATCGTTGCCATCGCGCTCTCCGGTTCGCTCTGGGTCATGCATCATCTCAACACCAACATGATGCCGATGAGCCCCGAGATGATGAAGAACATGCCGTGA
- a CDS encoding Surfeit locus 1 family protein (PFAM: Surfeit locus 1 family protein~KEGG: rec:RHECIAT_PA0000026 probable cytochrome c oxidase complex biogenesis factor protein) produces the protein MTTTKGRRQRHPQASSEKSDRRLHRAKRAIFAVCLILLAAALAALGTWQVERLAWKRDLVARVDQRVHAPPVKAPARADWNKINATDDEYRRVTAAGTLANDKETLVYASTVLGPGYWVMTPLMLTDGTSILVNRGFVPTERRDPGSRREGEVSGPVEITGLMRMTEPKGSLLKSNDVAADRWYSRDVAAIAQKRGVGTVAPYFIDADATANPGGLPVGGLTVIAFPNNHLLYAITWYGLAAMVLALLVFILRGERATRIRQQ, from the coding sequence GTGACGACGACGAAGGGGCGGCGGCAGCGCCACCCGCAGGCGTCCTCGGAAAAATCGGATCGACGGCTTCATCGGGCAAAACGCGCGATCTTCGCCGTCTGCCTGATACTGCTTGCTGCGGCACTCGCGGCACTCGGCACCTGGCAGGTCGAGCGGCTGGCCTGGAAACGCGACCTCGTCGCCCGCGTCGACCAGCGTGTGCATGCACCACCCGTGAAGGCACCGGCACGCGCCGACTGGAACAAGATCAATGCCACTGATGACGAATACCGGCGGGTGACCGCGGCCGGGACGTTGGCGAACGACAAGGAAACACTGGTCTATGCCTCGACGGTGCTTGGGCCGGGCTATTGGGTGATGACGCCGCTGATGCTGACCGATGGCACATCGATCCTCGTCAATCGCGGCTTCGTGCCGACCGAGAGGCGCGACCCGGGCTCGCGCCGCGAGGGCGAAGTGTCAGGCCCGGTCGAGATTACCGGGCTGATGCGGATGACGGAGCCGAAGGGATCGCTGCTCAAATCCAATGACGTCGCCGCTGACCGCTGGTATTCGCGCGACGTCGCGGCGATCGCGCAAAAGCGCGGCGTCGGTACGGTCGCGCCCTATTTCATCGACGCTGATGCCACCGCCAACCCGGGAGGCCTGCCTGTCGGCGGCCTGACCGTCATCGCTTTCCCCAACAACCATCTCCTCTACGCGATCACCTGGTATGGGCTGGCGGCGATGGTGCTGGCATTGCTGGTGTTCATTCTTCGCGGCGAGAGGGCCACTCGCATAAGGCAGCAGTGA
- a CDS encoding PAS/PAC sensor hybrid histidine kinase (KEGG: rec:RHECIAT_PA0000024 probable two-component sensor histidine kinase/response regulator hybrid protein~TIGRFAM: PAS sensor protein~PFAM: ATP-binding region ATPase domain protein; response regulator receiver; PAS fold-3 domain protein; PAS fold-4 domain protein; PAS fold domain protein; histidine kinase A domain protein~SMART: ATP-binding region ATPase domain protein; response regulator receiver; histidine kinase A domain protein; PAC repeat-containing protein; PAS domain containing protein), translated as MEVLDRHDTSLDEEGRFRLLVDAITDYAIYMLSPEGIVTSWNAGAQRFKGYKPSEILGEHFSRFYLEEDRAAGLPQRALATAEEHGRFEGEGWRRRKDGSRFWAHVVIDPIRRPSGELIGYAKITRDLTERRAAENAIRQSEEQFRRLVQGVSDYAIYMLDPVGKVSSWNFGAERIKGYRPQEIIGQHFSTFYTPEDREAGLPETALGIARAEGRFEREGWRVRKDGTRFWASIVIDAIRDEEGDVLGFAKITRDITEKMETQRALEQAREELFQSQKMEAIGQLTGGIAHDFNNLLMAVLGSLEILKKRMPQDLALTSLVDNAMQGAQRGAALTQRMLAFSRRQELHMEPIDVSGLVRGMMDMLSRSLGPLTMIETSFPVRLPTIVTDPNQLEMAILNLVVNARDAMPSGGRIVLRASEESLPSGKGPLSPGRYVRIAVIDEGEGMDAKTLEQAITPFFTTKGVGKGTGLGLSMVQGLASQSGGRLMMKSSLGEGTTAELWFPVALAEQVTEAAAERPQQVENGPRRLRIVAVDDDGLVLMNTTLMLEDLGHTVFEAMAGPEALDILREQQVDLVICDHAMPRMTGAQLAEAIRKDWPDMPIILATGYAEIPEGAGIANLPRLGKPFSQAQLAEAISRVAS; from the coding sequence ATGGAAGTGCTAGATCGACATGACACGTCTCTCGACGAAGAGGGACGCTTTCGCCTTTTGGTCGATGCCATCACCGACTACGCTATTTATATGCTGAGCCCCGAAGGCATCGTCACCAGCTGGAACGCCGGCGCCCAGCGCTTCAAAGGTTACAAGCCTTCCGAAATTCTCGGCGAGCATTTTTCCCGTTTCTATCTGGAAGAGGACCGTGCCGCGGGGCTACCGCAGCGCGCGCTGGCCACGGCCGAGGAGCACGGCCGGTTCGAGGGAGAAGGCTGGCGCCGGCGCAAGGATGGCAGCCGCTTCTGGGCGCATGTGGTCATCGATCCGATCCGCCGTCCATCCGGCGAGCTCATCGGCTATGCCAAGATCACCCGCGACCTGACCGAACGCCGGGCCGCCGAAAACGCGATCCGCCAGAGCGAGGAACAGTTCCGCCGGTTGGTCCAGGGCGTCTCGGACTATGCGATCTACATGCTCGATCCCGTGGGCAAGGTCAGCAGTTGGAACTTCGGCGCCGAGCGGATCAAGGGCTATCGGCCGCAAGAAATCATCGGTCAGCATTTCTCGACCTTCTATACTCCCGAAGACCGCGAAGCCGGTCTGCCGGAGACCGCGCTCGGCATCGCGCGCGCCGAGGGCCGGTTCGAGAGGGAGGGCTGGCGCGTGCGCAAGGACGGCACCCGTTTCTGGGCCAGCATCGTCATCGACGCCATCCGCGACGAGGAAGGCGATGTGCTGGGTTTTGCGAAGATCACCCGCGATATCACCGAGAAGATGGAGACCCAGCGGGCACTGGAGCAGGCGCGCGAAGAGCTCTTCCAGTCGCAGAAGATGGAGGCGATCGGTCAGTTGACCGGTGGTATCGCCCATGATTTCAACAATCTGCTGATGGCTGTCCTCGGCAGCCTCGAAATCCTCAAGAAACGCATGCCGCAGGATCTCGCGCTGACATCGCTTGTTGATAACGCCATGCAGGGCGCCCAGCGCGGTGCCGCGCTGACGCAGCGCATGCTGGCCTTTTCCCGCCGCCAGGAACTGCACATGGAGCCGATCGACGTCTCCGGTCTGGTCCGCGGGATGATGGATATGCTGAGCCGTTCGCTCGGTCCCCTCACCATGATCGAGACTTCTTTCCCCGTCAGGCTGCCGACGATCGTGACCGATCCGAACCAGCTGGAGATGGCGATCCTGAACCTTGTCGTCAACGCCCGCGACGCCATGCCGTCCGGCGGCCGGATTGTGCTTCGCGCATCCGAGGAATCGCTGCCATCAGGCAAGGGACCGTTGTCGCCTGGCCGCTACGTCCGTATCGCGGTGATCGACGAAGGCGAGGGCATGGACGCCAAGACGCTGGAGCAGGCAATCACGCCGTTCTTCACCACCAAGGGGGTCGGCAAGGGCACTGGGCTCGGCCTTTCCATGGTGCAGGGGCTTGCGTCCCAGTCCGGTGGCCGCCTGATGATGAAGAGCAGCCTTGGCGAAGGCACGACGGCCGAATTGTGGTTCCCGGTCGCGCTTGCCGAACAGGTGACCGAGGCCGCTGCCGAACGGCCGCAGCAGGTGGAAAATGGGCCGCGCCGGCTGCGCATCGTCGCCGTCGACGACGATGGTCTGGTCTTGATGAATACGACGCTGATGCTGGAGGATCTCGGCCATACCGTGTTCGAGGCGATGGCGGGTCCCGAAGCGCTCGACATCCTGCGCGAGCAGCAGGTGGACCTGGTGATTTGCGACCATGCCATGCCGCGCATGACCGGTGCGCAGCTCGCTGAGGCGATCCGCAAGGATTGGCCCGACATGCCGATCATCCTCGCAACCGGTTACGCCGAAATCCCCGAAGGCGCCGGCATCGCCAATCTGCCACGCCTCGGCAAGCCGTTCTCGCAGGCGCAGCTCGCCGAGGCGATCAGCCGGGTCGCTTCATAA
- a CDS encoding conserved hypothetical protein (KEGG: ret:RHE_PE00023 hypothetical protein) — MTVQGLFSARANAAAQISAVPRIAIVGRGFSGMMTAIALMKTVRAPFHLQLFDPNSSVSGGQALASVRSSTILNTRVRDLSVSVGDNDDFNDWLCSNAAFRAAVPAAIPGFRQIFVPKEIFSDYVYQRFSEALAARRDITVQVCNDPVVAIRRSHGNRFLLESANPANPLFDTVILATGYGLTAPDAGGEDASPVRAQRLVARPHAVLLGSGIRVVDQLLQLRDSGYAGQVTIVSRRGFLPQSHTPNSADPVFPAEALPQSLPEIVRFIREACREAEEAGRSWQSVMNGLRKHARSLWRSLPARDKHQFNRHLRAIYDSHRNRLPEAMHLRLKRELAEGRTVLRRGRAGRRGLSGLFFTPAGSAGEEVIHAERIIDCRCQAPDLSAPLMQSLLSAGLAMPDELSLGLAVNARGEPFLGDGSTVAGLFAVGPLGLGSLPDIDLVPEIVSQAYAAAERISERFYPQVKAV; from the coding sequence ATGACGGTTCAGGGACTTTTTTCCGCCAGAGCCAATGCGGCGGCGCAGATATCAGCCGTGCCGCGCATTGCGATCGTCGGGCGCGGCTTTTCCGGGATGATGACGGCCATCGCATTGATGAAGACAGTGCGCGCCCCCTTCCACCTCCAGCTGTTCGATCCGAATTCGTCGGTCAGCGGTGGGCAGGCGCTGGCCTCGGTGCGTTCCTCGACGATCCTCAACACCCGTGTCCGGGATCTCTCGGTCTCGGTCGGCGACAATGACGATTTCAACGACTGGCTCTGCAGCAACGCCGCTTTCCGCGCCGCCGTGCCGGCCGCCATCCCCGGATTCCGGCAGATCTTCGTGCCGAAGGAGATCTTCAGCGATTATGTCTACCAGCGCTTTTCGGAAGCACTGGCCGCGCGCAGGGACATCACCGTCCAGGTCTGCAACGATCCGGTCGTGGCGATCCGCAGGAGCCACGGCAACCGCTTCCTGCTCGAAAGCGCCAATCCCGCCAATCCCCTGTTCGATACCGTCATCCTCGCCACCGGCTACGGGCTGACGGCGCCCGATGCCGGCGGTGAGGACGCTTCGCCGGTCAGGGCCCAGCGCCTCGTCGCGCGGCCGCATGCGGTGCTGCTCGGCAGCGGCATCCGCGTCGTCGACCAGCTGCTGCAGCTGCGCGATTCCGGTTATGCCGGCCAGGTGACGATCGTTTCGCGGCGCGGCTTCCTGCCGCAGAGCCATACGCCGAATTCCGCCGATCCGGTCTTCCCGGCCGAAGCGCTGCCGCAGAGCCTGCCCGAGATCGTCCGCTTCATCCGTGAAGCCTGTCGCGAGGCGGAGGAAGCCGGGCGAAGCTGGCAATCGGTGATGAACGGCCTCAGAAAACATGCCCGCTCGCTTTGGCGCTCGCTGCCGGCCCGCGACAAGCATCAATTCAACCGCCACCTCAGGGCAATCTACGACAGCCATCGCAACCGCCTGCCGGAGGCCATGCACCTGCGCCTGAAACGCGAGCTCGCCGAAGGCCGCACGGTGCTGCGCCGCGGCCGGGCAGGCCGCCGGGGCCTGAGCGGCCTGTTCTTCACGCCGGCCGGTTCCGCCGGCGAAGAGGTCATCCATGCCGAGCGCATCATCGATTGCCGCTGCCAGGCGCCTGACCTTTCAGCGCCGTTGATGCAGAGCCTGCTTTCCGCCGGCCTCGCCATGCCGGACGAGCTATCGCTCGGGCTCGCGGTCAATGCGCGCGGCGAACCCTTCCTTGGGGACGGTTCGACGGTCGCCGGGCTCTTTGCCGTCGGGCCGCTCGGCCTCGGCAGCCTGCCCGATATCGATCTTGTGCCGGAGATCGTCTCGCAGGCCTATGCCGCTGCCGAGCGGATTAGTGAACGGTTCTACCCGCAGGTCAAGGCCGTTTGA
- a CDS encoding conserved hypothetical protein (KEGG: ret:RHE_PE00021 hypothetical protein) yields MPLKALALNATLKTSDAKDASSTDRMIGLIDKAMSAHGVVTEVLRLADFNVKPGVTSDEGAGDDWPDIRAKVLSADILLMATPIWLGQPSSVCKRALERMDAFLEESDDEGRMVSYGKVATVAVVGNEDGAHHVSAELFQALNDVGFTIPANAVAYWVGEAMGSTNFVDLDKVPKVVTNAVDMLARNTAYLAGLLKARQYPGEGS; encoded by the coding sequence ATGCCGCTCAAAGCCCTCGCCCTCAACGCCACGCTGAAGACCAGCGACGCCAAGGACGCGTCCTCGACCGACCGGATGATCGGTCTGATCGACAAGGCGATGTCCGCTCACGGCGTCGTGACCGAAGTGCTTCGCCTCGCCGATTTCAACGTCAAGCCGGGCGTCACCTCCGACGAGGGCGCCGGCGATGACTGGCCTGATATTCGCGCCAAGGTGCTCTCCGCCGATATCCTGCTGATGGCGACGCCGATCTGGCTCGGTCAGCCATCCAGTGTCTGCAAGCGGGCGCTGGAGCGCATGGACGCCTTCCTCGAGGAGAGCGACGATGAGGGCCGCATGGTCTCCTATGGCAAGGTCGCGACGGTTGCCGTCGTCGGCAATGAGGACGGCGCCCATCATGTGTCGGCCGAGCTCTTCCAGGCGCTGAACGACGTCGGTTTCACCATTCCGGCCAATGCGGTCGCCTATTGGGTTGGCGAGGCGATGGGGTCCACCAATTTCGTCGATCTCGACAAGGTGCCGAAGGTCGTGACCAATGCCGTCGACATGCTGGCCCGCAACACGGCGTATCTGGCGGGCCTGCTGAAGGCAAGACAATATCCGGGCGAGGGCAGTTGA
- a CDS encoding ABC transporter related (PFAM: ABC transporter related; ABC transporter transmembrane region~SMART: AAA ATPase~KEGG: rec:RHECIAT_PA0000021 putative ABC transporter, ATP-binding protein~SNP /replace=T~SNP /replace=G~SNP /replace=G), with protein sequence MVRITMMAFRHPWQSGFAIGATLVASTFQLMIPRLLGHAVDHTQMAMTGGAAGQAAQDALLTTALLLLGASVLRGLFTMIQNYYSEAVGHHIGYELRLACYEKIQRLSFSFHDTVHSGDLITVGLLDLEGVRMYFSTALVRMILLSILIGIGAYMLLSTDILLGLLAMSFVPFVGWRSSVTQLKLRATWLDLQERLSVLTRIMEENLGGIRVVRAFAAHQHEISKFEAASKRALALAHQRVGIRVTNTSAMTLSFFAAMGLVLWVGGGKVMSGEITVGTLASFLTFMTILQMPVRQLGLMVNAFARASTCGSRLFALLDLDVAIKDAPDAKELNLTDGVLRFENVSFAYPGSEQRTVLDDVSFEARRGQTIGIVGPPGSGKSTIAHLIPRFYDVSGGKITIDGQDIRKATLQSLRRAVAVVQQDSFLFTTTIENNIAYGDPWAKEGRIERASESAQLHNYVLGLPTGYGTVVGERGVSLSGGQRQRLSIARALMLKPAVMIFDDSTAAIDAATEQRIRGAMRRYAADRVTIIVAHRLSSLMHADQILFVEDGRIVERGTHEALLSLGGRYKALYELQVRPGDEVLSA encoded by the coding sequence TTGGTGCGTATCACCATGATGGCCTTCCGCCACCCCTGGCAATCCGGCTTCGCGATCGGCGCCACGCTTGTCGCCTCGACCTTCCAGCTGATGATCCCGCGCCTTCTCGGCCACGCCGTCGACCACACGCAGATGGCGATGACCGGCGGTGCCGCTGGCCAGGCGGCACAGGACGCGCTTTTGACCACGGCGCTGCTGCTGCTTGGCGCCAGCGTGCTGCGCGGCCTCTTCACCATGATCCAGAACTATTACAGCGAAGCCGTCGGCCATCACATCGGCTACGAATTGCGGCTGGCCTGCTACGAGAAGATCCAGCGACTTTCTTTCAGCTTTCATGACACCGTGCATTCCGGCGACCTGATCACCGTCGGCCTGCTCGATCTCGAAGGCGTGCGCATGTACTTTTCCACCGCACTCGTCCGGATGATCCTGCTGTCGATCCTGATCGGCATCGGCGCCTATATGCTCTTGTCGACCGATATCCTGCTCGGCCTGCTGGCGATGAGTTTCGTGCCCTTTGTCGGCTGGCGCTCGTCGGTGACGCAGCTCAAGCTGCGCGCCACCTGGCTCGACCTGCAGGAGCGGCTTTCGGTGCTGACCCGCATCATGGAGGAAAATCTCGGCGGCATCCGCGTCGTGCGCGCCTTTGCCGCCCACCAACACGAGATTTCGAAGTTCGAGGCCGCGTCGAAGCGCGCGCTGGCACTTGCCCATCAGCGCGTCGGCATCCGCGTCACCAACACCAGCGCCATGACCCTCTCCTTCTTCGCGGCGATGGGCCTGGTGCTGTGGGTCGGCGGCGGCAAGGTGATGTCGGGCGAAATCACCGTCGGCACGCTGGCCTCGTTCCTGACCTTCATGACCATCCTGCAGATGCCGGTGCGCCAGCTCGGCCTGATGGTCAATGCTTTTGCCCGCGCCTCCACCTGCGGCTCGCGCCTCTTTGCCCTGCTCGACCTCGACGTCGCGATCAAGGATGCGCCGGATGCCAAGGAGCTGAACCTTACCGACGGCGTGCTGCGCTTCGAAAACGTCAGCTTCGCCTATCCGGGTTCTGAACAGCGCACCGTTCTTGACGATGTCTCCTTCGAAGCCAGGCGCGGCCAGACGATCGGCATCGTCGGGCCTCCCGGCAGCGGCAAGTCGACCATTGCCCATCTTATCCCCCGCTTTTACGACGTCAGCGGCGGCAAGATCACCATCGACGGCCAGGACATCCGCAAGGCGACGCTGCAATCGCTGCGCCGGGCGGTTGCCGTCGTGCAGCAGGATTCCTTCCTGTTCACCACGACGATCGAAAACAATATCGCCTATGGCGACCCGTGGGCGAAGGAAGGCCGGATCGAACGCGCCAGCGAAAGCGCCCAGCTGCACAATTACGTGCTCGGCCTTCCGACAGGTTACGGCACCGTCGTCGGCGAGCGCGGCGTTTCGCTGTCGGGCGGCCAGCGGCAGCGTCTTTCGATCGCCCGCGCGCTGATGCTGAAACCGGCAGTGATGATATTCGACGATTCGACGGCGGCAATCGATGCGGCCACCGAGCAGCGCATTCGCGGCGCCATGCGCCGCTACGCCGCCGACCGCGTGACGATCATCGTCGCTCACCGCCTGAGTTCGCTGATGCATGCCGACCAGATCCTGTTCGTCGAAGACGGCCGGATCGTCGAGCGCGGCACGCATGAGGCGCTGCTGTCGCTCGGCGGGCGCTACAAGGCGCTTTACGAGCTACAGGTGCGGCCGGGCGACGAGGTCTTGAGCGCCTAG